The Opitutus sp. DNA window CCCACAGCTCCAAATAGGCTGTGGCCCTGCGCGTGAGCGCACGGATGTTCGGGCGCTTAAAACCGGGAGGCGCAACCAGCCCGGCAACGCCAATTCCACGCTTGCGCAGCGCTCCCTCGAATCCGTTGAGTAAAGGGATGCACGTTTCGTTTAACCTAGCCGCCGCTTTTGACGCGGTCCTGAAGACTGCCGCGACCGCCGCCGGCTTCGATGCCGCCGAGTTTTCCCCCGAGGTGCGCACCGCTGATCCCAAACACGGCGACTTCCAAGCCAACGGCGTTCTTCCTTACGCCAAGCGCACGAAACAGAATCCCCGCGCCCTCGCCGAAAAGCTCGTCGCCGCCCTCCCCGCCGACGCGCGCGAGGCCGCAGAGGTGGTCATTGCCGGCCCCGGATTCATCAACTTCACCCTCAAGCCCGGCGCGCTCCAGGCGTGGCTGCGGGCCTTCCCCACCCGCGCCGAACTCGCCGCCGGTGCCGCCGCGACCTACGCCGGCCAAACCTGGGTCGTCGACTACAGCTCGCCCAACACCGCCAAACAGATGCACGTCGGCCACCTGCGCTCGGCAGTGATCGGCGAATCGGTGTGCCGCCTACTCGCCTTCAGCGGCGCGAAGGTCATTCGCGACAACCACATCGGCGACTGGGGCACCCAGTTCGGCAAACTCATCTGGGCCTACAAAAAAGTACTCGCCTCCGATCCGGCCGCCCTTGAAGCCGCCCTCGCGGCCGATCCGCTGGCCGAATTCGAGCGCCTCTACAAAGTGGGCAACAATGCCTCCGACGCCGACCCAGCCGTGCTCAAGGAGGCCCAGCAGGAGCTGGTCAAACTTCAGGCCGGCGACCCCGAGGACACCGCCATTTGGAACAAGATCGGCGAAGTCAGCTTCACCGCGTTCCAGCAAATCTACGACCTGCTCGGTATCCGTTTCGACCTGACGCTCGGCGAGAGTTTTTACAACGACAAGGTCGAGCGCGTTTACCGTGAACTCACCGAGTGCGGCCTCGCCACCGAGAGCCAAGGCGCGCTGGTGGTGTTCCACCCCGAGCACCCGCGCTTCAAGGAACAGCCCTTTCTCGTGCGCAAATCCGATGGCGCGGCGAACTACGCCTCCACCGACCTCGCCACCATCCTCTACCGCAAAGAAGTGCTCAAGGCCGACGCCGCCGCCTACGTGATCGACTCGCGCCAAGGCGACCATTGCCAACAACTCTTTCTCACCGCCCAAAAGTGGTTCGATAAAACCGGCCGCACCTGCCCGCACCTCGAACACGTCGCGTTCGGCACCGTGCTCGGCGAGGACGGCAAGCCGCTCAAAACCCGCAGCGGCGAAAACATCAAATTGAAGGACCTGCTGCGCGAGGCGATCGAACGCGCCCGCCGTCTGGTCGATGAACGCAGCAGCGATTTGCCCGAGGCCGAGCGCGCCCAGATCGCCGAAATCGTCGGCATCGGCTCGGTCCAGTACGCCGACCTCTCCCAAAACCGCTCCAGCGATTACCTCTTTTCATGGGACAAGATGATTTCGTTGGAGGGTAACACCGCCGCGTACCTGCTCTACGCAGTCGCGCGCATCCGCTCCATTTTCCGCAAACTCGAAGCCACGCCCGGTGATGTGACCACCGAGACTGCGGCCAACGCCATCGAGACTCCCGCCGAGCTGGCACTGGCCCGTAAACTGGTGAAATTAGCCGACGCGACCTCACTCGCTACCTCCGGCCTGCGCCCGCACTTCCTTGGGCTTTACCTCTACGAGCTCGCCGGCGAGTTCAGCGCGTTCTATGCCGCCGACAAAGTCGCCGTCGAAGACCCCGCAATCCGCGCCCGCCGTCTGCTGCTCTGCGCGCGCACTTTGCTCGTTTTGGAAACCGGCCTCGAACTCCTTGGCTTGCGCACGGTCAATCGCATGTGACCGAACGTCCCCGGCTGCCAAAACAACGCTTGCGGGCCATCCCGCACCGAAGCACGTTCAACCCAACACTTACCCCCTATGGCCACGCAGGAATTCTACATTCGTAACGCGTCTGAAACCGAAGCCCGCGGTCCGTTTAACCACGAGCACATGGTGTCCCTGGCCGAAAACGGCCAGATCACCAAGGAGACGCTCTACTATGACGCCGGCACCGAACAGTGGGTTGCACTCGAGACCAACCCAGAAGTTTGCGCGGTTGTTTTCCCGCAAAAAGTGGCGCTCAAGCTGAAGGCCAAAACGACGTTTAAAACCCTTAACGTTGCCGACGCCAACGCCGCCCCGATTTCCGTCGATCAACTGCTCGCCGCCGCCGATGGTCGCACTGCGGAAACCGCCGACAAGCTTGACCCGACCATCGCCCGTGAGCGCGCCGCTGGTATTGGCCGCTGGTCCGCCCTGATCATCCTGTGCATCAGCGCGGCCGCCCTGTGCCTGCCCTCCATCGACGTTCTGACCAAGCTGGATATGGAAGCCCTGCTGCTCCACCCTATGGCCATTCTCGGGGTTGGCCAGGCCTTACTCGCACTCCTACTGCTCCTCCAAGTCACGCAGGCGTACCCCCTTGTTCGTTTGAGCGCCACCCTCGGCATGGGCATGGTCGGCGTCATTCTCTGGTCGCGCGGCCAGACCACACCCATGGCGAGCTTTGCACTGGGCTCGCTGGGACTTTATTTTTGCACGGTGTTCATCAACTTCGTCGGCGTCGGCCTGGCGGCCGGGCTTGGCTTGGCCGGCATGGCTGGCTACGCCATGTTTGCGCTGACGACTTAAAACGCCAGGTATGTCCGCCCCGTTCTGGCAGCGACTTCTCGCCACCTACCGAACGGAAATCTGGCGGCCCCGCCATCTCGGGGACAAGTCACTGCGCGGCCGTTTTTATGCCGGGGTGCGGATTATTTCCCTCACGCTAGCGGTACTGACTGAAACCCAAGCGGCCAGCCGAGCCGCCGCCCTCAGCTTTAGCTCGTTACTGGGTCTGGGGCCGCTGGTGGCCCTCACGGTGATGGTCGCTGGGTTTATGCTCGATAAGCAGGACCCCGCCATCGCCGCCCAAACCCTCAGCGGCCTCATCGAGAAAATCGCTCCGCAGCTCCAACACCTCGTGCCCGCCGCCGAGCTGCAATCTGCCAACGGCACGACGACCACGGCCAACCCCGATCTGATGCACATGATCGAGGGGTTCATCAGCGGTTCGCGCAACGGAGCGGTGGGGGCCATGGGCGCGCTCAGTCTGATCGTCATTGTGCTGCAGCTGTTCACCTCGGTGGAATCCTCGTTCAACGATATCTGGGGCGTTCGCCAAGGCCGCGCCTGGCTGCTGCGTATCGTCTACTACTGGACGGTGCTGACTTTGGGCGCGGTCCTGTTCTTCGCCGCGATTACCGGCCTGTCCGCCGGCGCGGTATTCAACGCCTTCGAAACCTTCCTTCCCTACGGCGCCTCCGTGGTCGCGGCTCTCAAATTCCTCGTACCCGCCGGATCGCTACTGGTGCTGGTGGCGCTGCTGACCCTCTTTTACCGCACCATTCCCAACACCCACGTGTGGTGGCGCGCCGCCCTCGTCGGCGCGCTGGTGGTGGCCACGCTGCTCGTGCTCAACAACTACCTCGCATTCCTCTACCTCAAGCGCGTGGTCCTGCAAAAAAGCCTCTACGGCTCGCTCGGCCTTTTACCGGTTTTGATGTTCGGCCTGTACGTGTTTTGGTTCTTCGTCCTGCTCGGCGGCCAGGTGAGCTACGCGGTCCAAAACGTGAACGTCCGCAACAGCCAAGCCGCCTGGAGCACGCTTCCCGAGTCCCTGCGCGAACGCCTTTGCCTATCCGTCCTGCTGCAAATCGCGCGCCGCTTCCACGGCTGCCGCCCACCCTACTCCGCCCTGCAACTGGGTAACCACCTTAAGGTCTCGACCCAGGTCATCAACGAGTGCCTCAACCGCCTGGTCAAAATGAACCTGATCAGCCCGGTTGCCCTGGCCGAAGACGCCGACTCGACCGACCACCGCTTCCAACCCGCCCGCCCGCTCAGCCACATCACCCTGGGCGACTTCAAACGGCTCGACGACGACTTCGGCGGCTCCCCCGGCGCCATGCACCTCTCCGAGCAAGATCCCTTGGTGAGCCGCTATCAGGAAGCGGTCACCGAGCTCAACCGCACTGCGTTTTTCCAACAAAGCCTGGAGGAGCTTCTCACTGCGCACCCGCTGCCGGTGAGTTAGGCCAGCCTGCCATTGTCAGAAGGAACCCTGAGCTCACGCTCAAGGCCTTGGGGCGTGTGTTCGCGAAGCGTGTGGCCTTGAGCGTGAGCGCAAGGATGCCGCAACCCTCAACTTGAATGCTAATGAGCATGAAGACCTCCCCCGAGCGCAGAAACCACGCGACCTCAACCCCGTAAAAAGCCGCGTATTCGGCTCTTGAATCGTCCCGTACTCCACTCACCATCGCCCCTTTTACCTCTATGATTTCCTGGATCCAACGTACCTTCCAGCAGCACTTCAAGTGGCTGTTTCTCGCCCTGCTCATTCTGGTCATAATCTCCTTCGTGTTCATCACCAACGCCTCTTCCGGCTTTGGGCATGTCGCCAAGCAGACCCCGGCCCGCCCCTACTTTGGGATTAACCTGGCCTCGGCCGAGGACACCAAAGAGCTGGTCCGCGACGCCTCGCTGAGCGTGCAACTTCACGGCATGCAGATGCGCAGCGAAGGCCAGTTCCAGCAGTACGCACTTCAGCGCCTGGCCGCCCTCCACCTAGCAGGCGAACTCAACCTGCCCACCCCGTCCAACGACGACCTCACCCGCCACATTCAGACGCTGCGCGCCTTCGCCGGCCCCGACGGCAAATTCGACGCCAAGGTTTACGCCAAGTTCCGCGACGACCTCAAAACCAACCCGCAGCTGCGCGAAAGCGACGTCACCCGCGTGATCGCCGACGACGTGACTTACCAGCAGGTTCTCAAGCTGCTCTCCGGCCCCGGCTATGTCTTGCCCGCCGATGTCCAGCAGCAGCTCAACCGCGGCAACACCACCTGGACGCTCGAAGCCGTCACCATTGACATCCCGAGCTTCAGCCCCGCCATCGCCGCGCCCCCCGAGGCCCTGGCTAAATTCATGGAATTTAACGGTGCCCGCTACGAGATCAGCCCCAAGGCCGGCGTGAGCTACATCGACTTCCCCGCCGCCGCCTTCGTCGGCAAGGTGACGATAACCGAGGAAAAGTTGCGCGCCTATTACGACGCCAACAGCGCCCGCTTCCTCAAGCCCCTCAGCGACAAACCCGCCGCCGTCTCCACCCCCGATGCCGACTTCGCCGCCGCCCGCAAGCAGGTCGAAGAGGCTTACACGTTGGAGCGCGCGCAGGCCCTGGCCAACGCCGCCGCCGGAGACTTCGCCGTGGCGCTCTACGATGGCAAGGTCACCGCCGCCACCCTCGACGCCTTCCTCGCCGCCCGCCAGCTCAGCCGCAAAACCCTGGCCGCCTTCAACGCCGATTCCATTCCCGCCGAGCTTGGCACCAACCGCCGCATCGCCGACGAAGCGCTCAAAACCGGCCCGCAGCGCCTCTTCTCCGACCCGGTCGAAACCGGCCGCGGTGCCGCCATCCTCGTCTGGAACGAGACCGTGCCGGCCCGCCAGCCCGCTCTCGCCGAGGTCAAAGAGCGCGTCACGGCCGATTACCTGGAGTCCGAGAAGCGCAAGCGCTTTTCTGAGGCCGGCGCCACCTTGCGCACCGCGTTGGAGGCCCGCTTGAAGGCCGGCGACACCCTCGCCAAGGCCGTGGCAGCCTGCGCGTCCACCATCCCCGCCAAACTCGACGTCAAGACCTGGCCCGCCTTCACCTTGGCCAAGCCCCCGCAGGACCTCGACTACAGCATTTACAACGCGATCGAGAACCTGCCCAAGGGAGCGCTTTCCCCGATGGTCACCACGGTCGAGCAGGGTTTGATTGTCTACGCAGCCGACAAAAAGCTGCCCTCGGCCGATCCCGCATCCGCCCAATTTGCCGAGACCCGCACGCGCTTGGCGGCCTACACCGCCTCACGTAACGGCAGCGACGTCCTCTCCGGCCTAGTGACCGCCGAGTTGGCCAAATCAGCCCCGGCCACCCCGTAAGTAAAAAACCACTGGCTGATGTTTAGGCGGGCCCAAAACGGGCCCGCCTTTTTTGTGTCGCGATGCGCGCACAAACCAAGCTGGCCAAATTCACGCAACCCCGTTTCGTTCCCCGTTAGCTATGCCCGTTTACCGCTACGCCCCCGTCAAATGCCCCTGCAAGCTCTGCGGCGACGGCTTTGATCACCGGCACGATACCGACGAGGCGGCGCTCACCGCCTGCCCCACCTGCGGCCAAGCGGTCAATCGCGTCATCGTGCAACCGGTTAACACGCCAAAATTGCTCGCTCCACTGTCGATCGCCAAAGCCAAACAGGCCGGTTTCACCGTTTTCAAACGCATCTCCGACACCGAGCTAGAACGCCAATAAGCCCGCACATTTTTTCACCCCGATGTTTCGCCCCCTCCGACTCCCTCCCGCTGCTTTTTTCACCCTCGCTCTGGCCGCCCTCGTAACGAGTCCCGCCCACGCCCAGCTGGCTGCGCCAGCGCCAACACCCGCGCCATCGCCCGCTTCCGCCCCCGCCCCGCTCACGCTGGAGGAATGCGTTGCCCGCGCGCTCAACCAGAATTTCGACCTGCAGCTCCAGCAGTTCGCCACCCAGAACGCCCGCGAATCGGTCATCACCGCCGATGCCAGCTTCGACCCGACGCTCTTTTCATCGGTGTCTGCCGCCGGTGCTCAAGATTCTACCGTCAGCCCCACTCGAAACACCCGCGACCAAGCCGCCTCGCTTGGCGTGACCCAACTCCTGGCCTCCGGCGCTACGGCTAGGGTCAGCACCGCGCTAGAACGCAGCAAGGAATCGCCCTTCGTCGCACCGCCGTTGTTTAACCCCGTTTACAACAGCGACCTCGCGCTCTCGGTTAACCAACCGCTGATGCAAGGCTTCGGGGTGACCATCACGCGTTCCGCGATCGAACGCGCCCGCCTCGCCGTGTCCCGCGCCCAGTATGATTTCAAGGACGCCGTGCTCACCGTGATTCGCAACGTCGAGTCCGCCTACTACATCCTCGCCTTCGCCCGCGAACAACTCGTCGTGCGCAAACTCAGCCTCGCGGTCGCTCAGACCCTGTTTGACGAAAACACGATCCGCCAGCGCACCGGCGTCGCCACCAGCCTCGACGTCCTGCAAGCCGAAGTCGGCGTGGCCAACGCCCGCCGCGACCTCCTGCTCGCCGAACAAGCGGTAAGCGACCGCGAAGACGCTTTGCTCAACCTGATCGGTCGCTTTGCCAACGCCCAACGCCCCGGCCCCGTCCGTCTCTCGGATGAACCCGCACCGGCGGTGTCCTTCGACCTGTCCTATGCGCTGGCCTTGGCCAACGCGCCCGAATTGGCCTCCAACCAACTTTTAGCCGAGCAACTCAAACTCGACCTCGCAGTCGCCAAAAACAACCGCCTGCCCACCCTCGATTTGGGTGCTGCAGTGGGCCTCAACGGCGCCGACCGCCGCAACGCCACCAGCGCGCTGAATAGCTCCGCTTCCGGTGATTCCTACGACTGGCAAGTCGACCTGACGCTCTCGATCCCGTGGGGGCTGCGCGCCGAACGCGCCAAATACCGCCAGGCCCGCACCAACCTCACCCGCCAGGAAACCGCCATCGCCCAACTCGATCAGAATTTGCTGGTCGACGTGCGCGCCGCTGTTCGAGCGGTCGATACCAACCGCGAAACCGTTACCGTTTCTATTTTGGCCACGGAGCTCAGCCGTAAACAATTCGAAGCAGAAAAGGCCCGCTACGAAGCGGGCCGCTCGACCTACCGCTTCGTGGAAGACGCCCGCCGCGACTACGACACCGCGCGGGTGAACGAACTGCTCGCCCGGGTAAACCTTCGTATTGCCGTAGCCGAACTGAGCCGCCTCGAAGGCAGTTCACTCACGCGTTATCAGGTCAAATTGGAGAAGTGAGCCCATTTCCGCCTGTATAGGCTTAGAAACGAGCCATTTTTTAGGCCAATCACCCCCGTCGGCCAGACCTCAGCGCAGGCCGACCGGCGTGCCCAACACTTCGCGCATCACGATCGCCTTGCGCAGCGAGCGGGCGTTGCGCAATTCGCTCAGTAAACTGGCGTCGTCCGACATGCGCGCCTGCCCTGCAGCCGAGGCGGCAGCTGTCGCCAACTCCACGTTTTCCCGCATCGCCCGCGCCGTGCGACCGGTCTCCGCACGGCGTTGATTCAGCACCGCGAGTTGTTCGGCCAACGCCCGCTGGCTTTCCAGCACAGCGGCGGCCTCGCGCTCCACCGTGGCGCGGCGG harbors:
- the argS gene encoding arginine--tRNA ligase — translated: MHVSFNLAAAFDAVLKTAATAAGFDAAEFSPEVRTADPKHGDFQANGVLPYAKRTKQNPRALAEKLVAALPADAREAAEVVIAGPGFINFTLKPGALQAWLRAFPTRAELAAGAAATYAGQTWVVDYSSPNTAKQMHVGHLRSAVIGESVCRLLAFSGAKVIRDNHIGDWGTQFGKLIWAYKKVLASDPAALEAALAADPLAEFERLYKVGNNASDADPAVLKEAQQELVKLQAGDPEDTAIWNKIGEVSFTAFQQIYDLLGIRFDLTLGESFYNDKVERVYRELTECGLATESQGALVVFHPEHPRFKEQPFLVRKSDGAANYASTDLATILYRKEVLKADAAAYVIDSRQGDHCQQLFLTAQKWFDKTGRTCPHLEHVAFGTVLGEDGKPLKTRSGENIKLKDLLREAIERARRLVDERSSDLPEAERAQIAEIVGIGSVQYADLSQNRSSDYLFSWDKMISLEGNTAAYLLYAVARIRSIFRKLEATPGDVTTETAANAIETPAELALARKLVKLADATSLATSGLRPHFLGLYLYELAGEFSAFYAADKVAVEDPAIRARRLLLCARTLLVLETGLELLGLRTVNRM
- a CDS encoding DUF4339 domain-containing protein, whose amino-acid sequence is MATQEFYIRNASETEARGPFNHEHMVSLAENGQITKETLYYDAGTEQWVALETNPEVCAVVFPQKVALKLKAKTTFKTLNVADANAAPISVDQLLAAADGRTAETADKLDPTIARERAAGIGRWSALIILCISAAALCLPSIDVLTKLDMEALLLHPMAILGVGQALLALLLLLQVTQAYPLVRLSATLGMGMVGVILWSRGQTTPMASFALGSLGLYFCTVFINFVGVGLAAGLGLAGMAGYAMFALTT
- a CDS encoding YihY/virulence factor BrkB family protein — its product is MSAPFWQRLLATYRTEIWRPRHLGDKSLRGRFYAGVRIISLTLAVLTETQAASRAAALSFSSLLGLGPLVALTVMVAGFMLDKQDPAIAAQTLSGLIEKIAPQLQHLVPAAELQSANGTTTTANPDLMHMIEGFISGSRNGAVGAMGALSLIVIVLQLFTSVESSFNDIWGVRQGRAWLLRIVYYWTVLTLGAVLFFAAITGLSAGAVFNAFETFLPYGASVVAALKFLVPAGSLLVLVALLTLFYRTIPNTHVWWRAALVGALVVATLLVLNNYLAFLYLKRVVLQKSLYGSLGLLPVLMFGLYVFWFFVLLGGQVSYAVQNVNVRNSQAAWSTLPESLRERLCLSVLLQIARRFHGCRPPYSALQLGNHLKVSTQVINECLNRLVKMNLISPVALAEDADSTDHRFQPARPLSHITLGDFKRLDDDFGGSPGAMHLSEQDPLVSRYQEAVTELNRTAFFQQSLEELLTAHPLPVS
- a CDS encoding peptidyl-prolyl cis-trans isomerase: MISWIQRTFQQHFKWLFLALLILVIISFVFITNASSGFGHVAKQTPARPYFGINLASAEDTKELVRDASLSVQLHGMQMRSEGQFQQYALQRLAALHLAGELNLPTPSNDDLTRHIQTLRAFAGPDGKFDAKVYAKFRDDLKTNPQLRESDVTRVIADDVTYQQVLKLLSGPGYVLPADVQQQLNRGNTTWTLEAVTIDIPSFSPAIAAPPEALAKFMEFNGARYEISPKAGVSYIDFPAAAFVGKVTITEEKLRAYYDANSARFLKPLSDKPAAVSTPDADFAAARKQVEEAYTLERAQALANAAAGDFAVALYDGKVTAATLDAFLAARQLSRKTLAAFNADSIPAELGTNRRIADEALKTGPQRLFSDPVETGRGAAILVWNETVPARQPALAEVKERVTADYLESEKRKRFSEAGATLRTALEARLKAGDTLAKAVAACASTIPAKLDVKTWPAFTLAKPPQDLDYSIYNAIENLPKGALSPMVTTVEQGLIVYAADKKLPSADPASAQFAETRTRLAAYTASRNGSDVLSGLVTAELAKSAPATP
- a CDS encoding zinc ribbon domain-containing protein, which translates into the protein MPVYRYAPVKCPCKLCGDGFDHRHDTDEAALTACPTCGQAVNRVIVQPVNTPKLLAPLSIAKAKQAGFTVFKRISDTELERQ
- a CDS encoding TolC family protein, whose product is MFRPLRLPPAAFFTLALAALVTSPAHAQLAAPAPTPAPSPASAPAPLTLEECVARALNQNFDLQLQQFATQNARESVITADASFDPTLFSSVSAAGAQDSTVSPTRNTRDQAASLGVTQLLASGATARVSTALERSKESPFVAPPLFNPVYNSDLALSVNQPLMQGFGVTITRSAIERARLAVSRAQYDFKDAVLTVIRNVESAYYILAFAREQLVVRKLSLAVAQTLFDENTIRQRTGVATSLDVLQAEVGVANARRDLLLAEQAVSDREDALLNLIGRFANAQRPGPVRLSDEPAPAVSFDLSYALALANAPELASNQLLAEQLKLDLAVAKNNRLPTLDLGAAVGLNGADRRNATSALNSSASGDSYDWQVDLTLSIPWGLRAERAKYRQARTNLTRQETAIAQLDQNLLVDVRAAVRAVDTNRETVTVSILATELSRKQFEAEKARYEAGRSTYRFVEDARRDYDTARVNELLARVNLRIAVAELSRLEGSSLTRYQVKLEK